The DNA segment ATGTTTCAATAGCGCCCCTTGCCCAGAGGCGGCAAAGCCAATAGACGGATGGCCAAACGCATAGTGTGACCGGAGCCCCCATGACCAACGCCCCCAAGAAAGTCGTGCTTGCCTATTCGGGCGGGCTGGATACCTCGATCATCCTCAAATGGCTCAAGACCGAATATGACTGCGAAATCGTCACCTTCACTGCCGATATCGGGCAGGGTGAGGAGTTGGAGCCAGCGCGCGCCAAGGCCGAAATGCTCGGCGTCGCACCAGAGAATATCTATATCGAAGACCTGCGCGAGGAATTCGTGCGCGATTTCGTCTTCCCCATGTTCCGCGCCAATGCGCTCTATGAGGGGCTGTATCTGCTGGGCACTTCCATCGCGCGCCCGCTGATCTCGAAGCGGCTGGTCGAGATTGCCGCCCAGACCGGGGCCGACGCAGTGGCGCATGGCGCAACCGGCAAGGGCAACGATCAGGTCCGGTTCGAGCTGTCCGCCTATGCGCTCAACCCCGAGATCAAGGTCATCGCACCTTGGCGCGAATGGGATCTGACCTCACGCACACGCCTGCTGGAATTTGCCGAGGCCAACCAGATCCCTATCGCCAAGGACAAGCGCGGCGAAGCGCCCTTCTCGGTCGATGCCAATCTGCTGCACACCTCGTCCGAGGGCAAGGTGCTCGAAGATCCGGCAGTTGATGCGCCCGATTACGTCTACCAGCGCACTGTGAACCCCGAAGATGCGCCAGATCAGCCCGAAATCATCGAGATCACATTCGAGAAGGGCGACGCCACCGCGATCAACGGGCAGGCGATGTCTGCGGCCTCGATCCTGACCGAACTCAACGCATTGGGCGGCAAGCACGGCATCGGGCGGCTCGATTTCGTCGAGAACCGTTTTGTCGGCATGAAATCGCGCGGCATCTATGAAACCCCCGGCGGCACCTTGCTGCTCGAAGCCCATCGCGGGATCGAACAGATCACCCTTGATAGCGGAGCGGGCCACCTCAAGGACTCGATCATGCCGCGCTATGCGGAATTGATCTATAACGGCTTCTGGTTCTCGCCTGAACGCGAGATGCTGCAAGCCTTGATCGACAAATCGCAGGAACATGTCAGCGGCACTGTGCGTTTGAAGCTCTACAAGGGGCATGTGCGCACCATCGGGCGCTGGTCTGATCACAGCCTGTATTCAGAAGCGCATGTGACCTTTGAAGAAGATGCGGGCGCTTATGACCAGAAAGATGCGGCGGGTTTCATTCAGTTGAATGCGCTGCGCCTGAAACTGATCGCGGCGCGCAACCGCCGGACGAAAAGCTGACAGGGCACATTTTCTTGCCCCAAATACTCCCGCCGGAGGCACGCCTGCCTCTGGCACCACGCCAGACCGAGGGACCGCCATGACCAGACCCGTCGTTTTGTGCATTCTGGATGGCTGGGGTCTTAGCCCCACGCGCGAAGGCAATGCTGTCGCACAGGCAGATACCCCCCATTTCGACCGCGTGATGCGCGCCTATCCCAATGCGACCTTGCTGACACATGGCCCCGATGTGGGCCTGCCGACAGGGCAGATGGGCAATTCCGAAGTGGGCCATACCAATATCGGGGCGGGCCGCGTCGTCGCCATGGACCTTGGCCAGATTGATCTTGCCATCGAGCAGGGCAGTTTTCCGCAAAACCCCGCGCTCTTGGGTTTTGTTGAGAAACTGACAGAAACCGGCGGCACGGCGCATCTGTTTTCAGTTGTTTCTGATGGCGGTGTGCATGGTCATGTTGAACATTTGAAAGCCGCGATTGCAGCTTTGACGGATGCTGGCGTGCAGGTTGTGATCCATGCCATCACCGACGGGCGCGATGTGGCGCCCCAATCTGCCGACCGCTTCATTGCCGATCTGCAAGCCACTTTGCCCGAAGGCGCAAAGATCGGCACTGTAATCGGGCGCTATTGGGCAATGGACCGCGACAACCGCTGGGACCGGGTCGAGCGGGCGTGGCGCGCGATTATGCGCGGCGACGGGGCCACTGCCCCCAGCGCCTCAGAGGCGGTTGCCGCCGCCTATGCGCGCGGTGAAACCGATGAATTTATCGCCCCTACAATTGTCGGGGGCTATTCCGGGGCCAAACCCGGTGACGGGCTGTTCTGCCTGAACTTCCGCGCCGACCGTGCCCGCGAAATTCTGGCGGCCCTCGGCGCACCCAGCTTCAACGGATTTGATCGCGGCCATCCCCCGACATGGTCCACGCTTTTGGGCATGGTCGAATATTCCGAGGCCCATAACGCGTTTATGCGCACCGTCTTTCCCAAGCGCGAGATTGCCAATACCCTTGGCGCATGGGTCGCAGCCCAAGGGTTGCGCCAGTTCCGGCTGGCCGAGACTGAAAAATACCCGCATGTGACCTTTTTCCTCAATGGGGGCCGCGAAACCCCCGAGCAAGGCGAAGACCGGCACATGCCCTCCAGCCCCAAGGTTGCGACCTATGACATGCAACCCCAGATGGCCGCCCCCGACGTGACCGAAAAACTGGTCGATGTGATCGGGCAGGGCTATGACCTGATCGTGGTGAATTTCGCCAATCCTGACATGGTGGGGCATACGGGCGACCTCAAGGCCGCCCGCCTTGCGTGTGAAGCGGTCGATGCCGGGCTTGGGGCCGCGTTAGCGGCGTTGGACAAGGCAGGGGGGGCCATGCTGCTGACCGCCGATCATGGCAATTGCGAGCAGATGATCGACCCTGAAACCGGCGGGCCGCACACAGCGCATACGCTCAACCCCGTGCCAGTCGTGCTGATCGGCGGGCCGGATGGTGTGGGTTTGCGCGATGGGCGGCTGGCCGATGTCGCGCCGACCATTCTGGACCTGATGGGCCTGCCGCATCCCCCCGAGATGACAGGTGAAAGCCTGATCACGCGATGATCCGCCGCAGCCTGACACTGCTGGTCTGTCTGGTGTGGTGCAGCGGTGCCGCTGCCGATCCCGCAGAACGCGCGCTCAGCGCGGCCCGCGCGCTAGAAGCGGCCACCACGGCCATGCAGTCCGCCAGCGGCGGGCGCGATCAGATATCAGCCCTCAGCCAGACCATTCAGGCCTATGAAGACGGGCTTGTCGCCCTGCGCGACGGGTTGCGCGATGCGCAACTGCGCGAGGTCGCATTGGAACGCCAGTTTGCCGCCCGCAGCGAAGAGATGTCGCGCCTGCTCAGCGTGCTTATGGCCACGGATCGTGTCGATGAAAGCATTGCACTTCTGCATCCCCAAGGCGCGCTGGAAACCGCGCGCGCGGCAATGCTCTTGGGCGAATTGACCCCGCCACTGGCCCGCGCCGTGACCGAATTGCGCGACAAGCTGGATGATCTGCGCGCACTGCGTCGTGCGCGGCAATACGGGTTTCTGGCGCTGGAACAGGGGCTCCAGACAGCGCAAGATGCGCGTGTCGCCTTGGCGCAGGCCGTGTCAGATCGTGGGCCATTGCCCAAACGTCTGGTCGAAGACCCCGATCATCTGGACGCACTGGCCCGCAACGCGGTCACCCTGGAGGATTTCGCACAGGAACTGGCGCAGAACTCTGGCGCGGCTGATAATCAGCCCGCCGCCACGTTTCAGGCGGCCAAGGGCACATTGTCGCCGCCCGTGCGCGCCACGATCCTGCACCGCTTCAACCAGCCCGATGCCGCAGGTGTTTCGCGGCAGGGGCTTGTGCTGGCAACCGCGCCCAACGCCCTTGTGACCGCGCCGTGGTCTGCTACTGTGCGCTACGCTGGTCCCTTGGCCGGACAGGGGATGGTCGTTATACTTGAACCGGCCGAGGCAGTCTTGCTGGTGCTGGCCGGGCTGAGCGAGGCGCTGGTCTCTACGGGCGAAATCCTGCCTCTCGGGGCGCCGCTTGGCAGCATGCCGGCAGGACACAGTCCCGAGATATCCTCTGGCAGTCGCAGTCAAACACTCTATTTTGAGCTTCGAGAGGGTGGCAACCCCATTGACCCAGAGCCTTGGTTCGCATTCAGTGGGGGGTGAAGTCGAGATGCACAATGCGCGCACTGCAAGAGCGGGTTCGCGCAAGATTAGGATGGCGGGATGAACAGATTTGTGATGGCAGGCCTTGGTGGCATTCTTGGGGGCGCATTGATTGCGACACAGGTTGCGGGGCCGCTGCTTGCACAGGAACGTGCAAGCACGCAGAATGTATATGAACAGCTGGACCTGTTCGGCGATGTATTCGAGCGTATCCGCAACCAATATGTCGAAGAGCCGGACACTGCAAAACTGATCGAGGCGGCGATCAACGGCATGCTCATGTCACTAGACCCGCATTCCGGCTACATGCCCCCCGATGATTTCGACGATATGCGCACGCAGACCCGTGGCTCTTTCGGGGGTCTGGGGATCGAAGTTACGCAAGAAGAAGGTTTTATCAAGGTCGTCACACCTATGGATGGCACGCCCGCAGATCAAGCCGGGGTAGAGCCGGGCGATCTGATTACCCATGTTGATGGTGAGTCGCTGATGGGCCTGACCCTTGCGCAAGCGGTCGAGATGATGCGCGGCCCCGTCGGGTCGGAAATCATCGTGACGATCCTGCGCGAGGGCGAGTCAGAGCCGTTCGATCTGTCGATTGTGCGCGATACCATCCGTCTGCAAGCCGTGCGTGTGCGCACCGAAGGCGACAATGTGATTTTGCGCGTCACGACCTTTAATGAACAGACCTTCCCAAATCTGCGCGACGGTCTGAACGAAGCAATAGAAGAGTTGGGCGGGATTGACAGCCTTGGCGGCGTGGTGCTGGACATGCGCAACAATCCCGGCGGGCTGCTGACGCAAGCGATCCGCGTCTCTGACGCCTTCCTTGAGCAAGGCGAAATCGTCTCGACCCGTGGGCGCGACGAAGGCGCGGGCGAGCGTTTCAATGCGCAGGGCGGTGATCTGATTGATGGCAAGCCCTTGGTTGTGCTGATCAATGCAGGCTCTGCTTCAGCGTCCGAGATTGTGGCCGGTGCGCTGCAAGACCACCGCCGCGCAATTGTTGTGGGCACGCGCAGCTTTGGCAAAGGTTCCGTCCAGACCGTTATGCCGCTGCGGGGCGATGGCGCGATCCGGCTGACAACCTCGCTCTATTACACCCCGTCGGGGCGGTCGATTCAGGCGCTTGGCGTCTCGCCCGATATCGTGGTCGAGCAGCCGCGCCGCCAACCCATCGAGGATGGCGAGGAAGAAGCGGCCCCCCGGACACGGTCGGAAAATGATCTGCGCGGACGGTTGGACAATAACGACATGTCCGAGGACGAGCGCCGCCAGATGGAAGAAGAGCGTCAGAAAGCCGAAGATGTCGCACGCCTGCGGCAAGAGGATTACCAGCTTGCCTATGCGCTGGACATCCTGCGCGGCCTGACAGCCCTGAACGGTCAGCGATGACGCCTGACGCCATTGCGAACCTACCCTATCGCCCCTGCGTCGGGATCATGCTGATCAACGCGCAGGGGCATATTTTCGCGGCACAACGCCTCGACAGCGCGATCCCCGCTTGGCAGATGCCGCAGGGTGGCATTGATGAGGGTGAAAACCCCGG comes from the Roseinatronobacter monicus genome and includes:
- a CDS encoding argininosuccinate synthase: MTNAPKKVVLAYSGGLDTSIILKWLKTEYDCEIVTFTADIGQGEELEPARAKAEMLGVAPENIYIEDLREEFVRDFVFPMFRANALYEGLYLLGTSIARPLISKRLVEIAAQTGADAVAHGATGKGNDQVRFELSAYALNPEIKVIAPWREWDLTSRTRLLEFAEANQIPIAKDKRGEAPFSVDANLLHTSSEGKVLEDPAVDAPDYVYQRTVNPEDAPDQPEIIEITFEKGDATAINGQAMSAASILTELNALGGKHGIGRLDFVENRFVGMKSRGIYETPGGTLLLEAHRGIEQITLDSGAGHLKDSIMPRYAELIYNGFWFSPEREMLQALIDKSQEHVSGTVRLKLYKGHVRTIGRWSDHSLYSEAHVTFEEDAGAYDQKDAAGFIQLNALRLKLIAARNRRTKS
- the gpmI gene encoding 2,3-bisphosphoglycerate-independent phosphoglycerate mutase, whose protein sequence is MTRPVVLCILDGWGLSPTREGNAVAQADTPHFDRVMRAYPNATLLTHGPDVGLPTGQMGNSEVGHTNIGAGRVVAMDLGQIDLAIEQGSFPQNPALLGFVEKLTETGGTAHLFSVVSDGGVHGHVEHLKAAIAALTDAGVQVVIHAITDGRDVAPQSADRFIADLQATLPEGAKIGTVIGRYWAMDRDNRWDRVERAWRAIMRGDGATAPSASEAVAAAYARGETDEFIAPTIVGGYSGAKPGDGLFCLNFRADRAREILAALGAPSFNGFDRGHPPTWSTLLGMVEYSEAHNAFMRTVFPKREIANTLGAWVAAQGLRQFRLAETEKYPHVTFFLNGGRETPEQGEDRHMPSSPKVATYDMQPQMAAPDVTEKLVDVIGQGYDLIVVNFANPDMVGHTGDLKAARLACEAVDAGLGAALAALDKAGGAMLLTADHGNCEQMIDPETGGPHTAHTLNPVPVVLIGGPDGVGLRDGRLADVAPTILDLMGLPHPPEMTGESLITR
- a CDS encoding murein hydrolase activator EnvC family protein yields the protein MIRRSLTLLVCLVWCSGAAADPAERALSAARALEAATTAMQSASGGRDQISALSQTIQAYEDGLVALRDGLRDAQLREVALERQFAARSEEMSRLLSVLMATDRVDESIALLHPQGALETARAAMLLGELTPPLARAVTELRDKLDDLRALRRARQYGFLALEQGLQTAQDARVALAQAVSDRGPLPKRLVEDPDHLDALARNAVTLEDFAQELAQNSGAADNQPAATFQAAKGTLSPPVRATILHRFNQPDAAGVSRQGLVLATAPNALVTAPWSATVRYAGPLAGQGMVVILEPAEAVLLVLAGLSEALVSTGEILPLGAPLGSMPAGHSPEISSGSRSQTLYFELREGGNPIDPEPWFAFSGG
- a CDS encoding S41 family peptidase — its product is MNRFVMAGLGGILGGALIATQVAGPLLAQERASTQNVYEQLDLFGDVFERIRNQYVEEPDTAKLIEAAINGMLMSLDPHSGYMPPDDFDDMRTQTRGSFGGLGIEVTQEEGFIKVVTPMDGTPADQAGVEPGDLITHVDGESLMGLTLAQAVEMMRGPVGSEIIVTILREGESEPFDLSIVRDTIRLQAVRVRTEGDNVILRVTTFNEQTFPNLRDGLNEAIEELGGIDSLGGVVLDMRNNPGGLLTQAIRVSDAFLEQGEIVSTRGRDEGAGERFNAQGGDLIDGKPLVVLINAGSASASEIVAGALQDHRRAIVVGTRSFGKGSVQTVMPLRGDGAIRLTTSLYYTPSGRSIQALGVSPDIVVEQPRRQPIEDGEEEAAPRTRSENDLRGRLDNNDMSEDERRQMEEERQKAEDVARLRQEDYQLAYALDILRGLTALNGQR